The Triticum dicoccoides isolate Atlit2015 ecotype Zavitan chromosome 6A, WEW_v2.0, whole genome shotgun sequence genome has a window encoding:
- the LOC119318731 gene encoding monosaccharide-sensing protein 2-like: MEQAGKMRGAALVALAAALGNMLQGWDNATIAGSLLYIKRDFGLHGQPALQGLVVATSLIGATLITTFSGSLSDRVGRRPMLVASSLLHTLAGMLMLWSPTVGVLLLARLVDGFAVGLAVTLIPVYISETAPPEVRGLLSTLPQLTGSTGMFLAYCMVFAMTLAPSPNWRVMMGVLVLPSLVYVAVAMLFLPESPRWLVSKGRMKEARTVLRMLRGREDVDGEMALLAEGLGAGGDTTIEEYIVGPAPEEDDGDQAGAAVRLYGPERGMSWVAQPVPLGGQGSMLSMGMSRQGSLLGSIAGLSRMGSMLDHLQDPVVALLGSLHDMKPAAVDGNGNTLFTNFGSMLSAHGGMDWDEENAAPSDDDDKIAAGSREDNIDDEGLRAPLLDMRAQSSITGSGIGMGQTTSTMGIGGGWQLAWKWTEGVAADGTPQSAVQRMYLHEEPGGDGQHVHAAALVNQSALYSTTNDPLQPDDPITPMGPAMVHPASSSVVEKPRWRDLLEPGVRHALVCGVTIQILQQFSGVSGILYYTPQILDQAGVSVLLASLGLSSDSAAILISGLTTLLMLPAIAVAMRLMDVAGRRSLLLWTIPVLIVSLVSLVTADVLPLATTMHAAVSTTSIIVYICTFVMGFGPIPGILCSEIFPTRVRGMCIAICSLAFWLSNIAVTYSMPVMLDYLGLTGVFSIYAAVCCVALVFVALRVPETKGLPLEVIAEFFNVASKGMPKLDHDE, from the coding sequence ATGGAGCAAGCCGGCAAGATGAGGGGGGCGGCGCTGGTGGCCCTCGCGGCGGCGCTGGGCAACATGCTGCAGGGGTGGGACAACGCCACCATCGCCGGCTCGCTGCTCTACATCAAGCGCGACTTCGGCCTGCACGGCCAGCCCGCGCTCCAGGGGCTCGTCGTCGCCACCTCCCTCATCGGCGCCACGCTCATCACCACCTTCTccggctcgctctcggaccgcgtcGGCCGCCGCCCCATGCTcgtcgcctcctccctcctccacacGCTCGCGGGGATGCTCATGCTCTGGTCACCCACGGTCGGTGTGCTCCTCCTCGCCCGCCTTGTCGATGGCTTCGCAGTCGGCCTCGCCGTCACGCTCATCCCCGTCTACATCTCGGAGACCGCGCCGCCCGAGGTTAGGGGGCTCCTCAGCACGCTCCCGCAGCTCACTGGATCGACTGGTATGTTCCTCGCCTACTGCATGGTGTTCGCCATGACACTGGCGCCCAGCCCCAACTGGCGGGTCATGATGGGCGTGCTCGTCTTGCCATCGCTGGTGTATGTCGCCGTCGCCATGCTTTTCCTGCCGGAGTCGCCGCGCTGGCTGGTGAGCAAGGGAAGGATGAAGGAGGCCCGGACCGTGCTGCGGATGCTCAGGGGCCGCGAGGACGTCGACGGTGAGATGGCGCTCCTTGCCGAGGGCCTCGGCGCCGGCGGCGACACCACCATCGAGGAGTACATTGTCGGCCCAGCGCCTGAAGAAGACGACGGTGATCAAGCTGGTGCCGCCGTCAGGTTGTACGGTCCGGAGCGCGGGATGTCATGGGTGGCGCAGCCGGTGCCGCTGGGCGGCCAGGGTAGCATGCTCTCCATGGGCATGTCGCGGCAGGGCAGCTTGCTTGGCAGCATCGCCGGGCTGTCGCGAATGGGCAGCATGCTTGACCACCTGCAGGACCCCGTAGTCGCGCTCCTCGGCAGCCTCCATGACATGAAGCCTGCCGCCGTCGACGGCAACGGCAACACGCTCTTCACTAACTTCGGCAGCATGCTCAGTGCCCACGGCGGCATGGACTgggacgaggagaacgccgcgcccagCGATGATGACGACAAGATTGCTGCCGGCTCCCGCGAAGACAACATAGATGACGAGGGCCTCCGCGCGCCGCTGCTGGATATGCGGGCGCAGAGCAGCATCACCGGTAGCGGGATCGGCATGGGCCAGACGACGAGCACCATGGGCATCGGCGGCGGGTGGCAGCTCGCGTGGAAGTGGACGGAGGGTGTCGCGGCGGACGGCACGCCGCAGAGCGCCGTCCAGAGGATGTACCTGCACGAGGAGCCGGGCGGCGACGGCCAACACGTGCATGCGGCGGCGCTGGTCAACCAGTCGGCGCTCTACAGCACCACCAACGACCCCCTGCAGCCGGACGATCCGATCACCCCGATGGGCCCAGCGATGGTGCACCCGGCGTCGTCTTCGGTGGTGGAGAAGCCGCGGTGGCGGGATCTGCTGGAGCCGGGGGTCCGGCACGCGCTGGTGTGCGGCGTGACAATCCAGATCCTGCAACAATTCTCCGGCGTCAGCGGCATCCTCTACTACACACCGCAGATTCTCGACCAGGCCGGCGTCAGCGTCCTCCTCGCCAGCCTTGGCCTGAGCTCCGACTCAGCCGCCATCCTCATCTCCGGCCTGACCACGCTCCTCATGCTCCCCGCCATTGCCGTTGCCATGCGGCTCATGGACGTGGCCGGACGCCGGAGCCTCCTTCTCTGGACGATTCCGGTGCTGATCGTCTCCCTGGTGTCCCTGGTGACGGCGGACGTGCTCCCCTTGGCGACCACCATGCACGCCGCCGTGTCGACCACGAGCATCATCGTCTACATCTGCACGTTCGTCATGGGGTTCGGGCCCATCCCCGGCATCTTGTGCTCCGAGATATTCCCGACGAGGGTGCGCGGAATGTGCATCGCCATCTGCTCCCTCGCCTTCTGGCTCAGCAACATCGCTGTCACCTACAGCATGCCGGTGATGCTCGACTACTTGGGGCTCACCGGGGTCTTCTCCATCTACGCCGCCGTGTGCTGTGTCGCGCTCGTCTTCGTCGCACTTCGGGTGCCCGAGACCAAGGGCCTGCCGCTCGAGGTCATCGCCGAGTTCTTCAACGTCGCCTCCAAGGGCATGCCAAAGCTCGACCACGACGAATGA